The Leishmania infantum JPCM5 genome chromosome 28 sequence GCGTCTATCCAAACCTCATCAGATACCTCCGCCCTTCTCTTTTATGAatggctctctctctggtgaaccctctctcttcttcccacTCATGCATATCAGCGTACCGACCTTGTTGGCGCTCGTAGTACCTCGCCCTTCTTGAGCAGgcgcaccctctccctcgccggcagctcgctTCTTCCACAATCTGCCTACTGTAACACCTGTTGATCTCGCACGCTCAATACTACTTCCGAAACCGTGTCACAACACTCGTTGAGAGGTCTGGCAAGCAGGAGCAAACAGAAGTGCCTTTTCTTCGACCTCTTTGAAAGAAAAATGACGCAAGTACCTGGCGCGACGGTGAAGCTATCCGAGATGCCTAAGGAGATGGAGAACTTTGCCATTTTCTGTGCACAGGAGGGGCTCGCGAAACTGCGAACTGCGCAGGAGCTGGCCAGCTTTATTCGAAAGGAGTTCGAAAAAAAGTATGGCCCGACGTGGAACTGCTTTGTTGGCCGGAACTTTGGTAGCTTTGTCACGCACGAAGAGGGCAACTACGTGTACTTCTACGTTGGTCAAACCGGTGTTCTGCTTTTCAAGTCGTCTTAGTGATTTTTGGCGAATGGCAtagtgcacacacacacacacacacacacacacacgtgcagagTGTGTTGCCAATGTCCGCGATGCCCGCGAAGTGAAGCTGCTCCGTGTGACACGTCGGTGACCGCGAACTACGTGCGAGCCTTTTTACAGCTCGTTCATAGCCGTACGTGGTACTGCTTTGCCAAATTTTCCATCTCTTGCATAAAAGGGCATGAATGATGTAAATGAGTGTGTCCTGGTGTCTGTGTCTTTCCGCGTGGATTACACGTGCCCCACGCGCGGGTAGTCAACCCCCAAACGAAAAAGAACAAAGGAGGTGAGTAAATTAAAGACAGCGCTCATGTGCTGCACCAGAAAACCTGTCTTGTCATGCGTGTTGTGTCttctgtgttgtgtgtgcctAGGGGCGCAGCGATCAGCTGACCTCAAAAGAAGAGGCCTACTTTGAACCCGCTGAGATGCTTTTTTTGGGGCGCAAGGCACTCCGCGTGTGCCATTAGAGATTGCTCACAAAGGGAATGTGATGGACGGAGAGTGTGCCgtcgtgtttttttttcctttcttgtGCCGTGACTCATACTCATCTATTTCTTTTCGCTTCCACCTACTCACTCCTTCACCCCTTTTCCCCTGTCGACGAAAAGGCACAAAAATGCAGAAAGCAAGGGCTGACAGGGACAGCTGGAGTAGGTGTATCCATGTCCCGCGGATCCGCTTGTAAGCAGAGCATGCGCGGCGAGTGGCTCACCCCGCTTGGCAGCTTCGCCACGCACGAGTATTACCGCTCTGTTCAAGAGGAAGTTAtcgcgtggtggcggcagcaccagcgccaagACCTCCCATGGCGGCAAACGCTCCCtcgtggcagcggtgacTTAAGCGGAGCGGTCGACGGGGAGAAGCACCGTACAAGTGCTACCACGGCACGTTATGATCCATACCAGGTATGGGTGTCCGAGGTAATGTCGCAGCAAACACGCATGGAGACTGTCATACCGTACTACGCCGCGTGGATGAAGAAGTTTCCGTCGATTGAGGCGCTCGCAGCTTCAACTGAGGACGAGGTGAAATCTGTGTGGGCAGGCATGGGGTACTATCGTCGAGCTATGTACCTGCGCAAAGGGGCGAAGTACCTCCTCGAGCGGTccaaggagagggaggcaacCGCGACGGCTTGTATGCCGTCTTCCCAAGAGGAACTCTTGAAAGTCCCTGGGATAGGCCCATACACATCGGCTGCCATCGCCTCCATGTGCTTCGGCGAACCTGTGTGCTCTGTGGACGGTAATGTGATACGCGT is a genomic window containing:
- a CDS encoding putative Dynein light chain LC6, flagellar outer arm, encoding MTQVPGATVKLSEMPKEMENFAIFCAQEGLAKLRTAQELASFIRKEFEKKYGPTWNCFVGRNFGSFVTHEEGNYVYFYVGQTGVLLFKSS